Proteins encoded together in one Camelina sativa cultivar DH55 chromosome 9, Cs, whole genome shotgun sequence window:
- the LOC104714055 gene encoding uncharacterized protein LOC104714055 has protein sequence MLSRVCPILRYNRLCSAEAREMSRASLFLLQPIFLRSSSPRTALVNRLDVSSSSSEFSPMFRRSFHALRSTGGDWTKIPKPVGRVFAERREYRKMRRRAPKKKQELELSVSICIEEQLPDDIEIQNIAEMLRLNVPMAMKLAFNGLKDSKYKTRETDIEDLGGYETVDLSVMLCNDDFICKLNKEWRGEDHATDVLSMSQHVPELKLPVLMMGDIVISVETAARQAAERGHSLLDEIRILMIHGLLHLLGFDHEISDEAEKEMEEEEELLLKSLGWKGKGLIQSAYDIEKTAKPQPDKSDDRKEGDGVRLYKPKFSYIFCDMDGTLLNSKSQISEANAEALKEALRRGLKVVIATGKSRPGAIKILKTADLTGSDGIVSESSPGVFVQGLLVYGRHGKEVYRGNLDRDVCRETCLYSLEHRIPLIAFSQDRCLTLFDHPLVDSLHTIYNEPKAEIISSVDQLIAESDIQKVIFMDTTEGVSSVIRPYWSEATGDRANVVQAQSDMLEIVPPGTSXXXXXXXXLNHLGVSPDEIMAIGDGENDIEMLELASLGVAMSNGAEKTKAVADVIGVSNDQDGVADAIYRYAF, from the exons ATGCTCTCTCGTGTATGCCCAATCCTCCGCTATAACCGTCTCTGCTCTGCAGAAGCGCGTGAAATGTCACGcgcctctctctttctcctccaaCCCATCTTCTTACGCTCTTCCTCCCCGAGAACTGCTCTTGTGAACCGTCtcgatgtttcttcttcttcttcggagtTTTCTCCGATGTTCCGTCGGAGTTTCCACGCTTTACGCAGCACCGGAGGAGACTGGACAAAGATTCCGAAGCCAGTAGGTCGGGTATTCGCGGAGAGGAGAGAGTATAGGAAGATGAGGAGGAGAGCTCCCAAGAAGAAACAGGAATTGGAGCTTAGTGTTAGTATCTGCATCGAGGAACAGCTTCCTGATGATATTGAGATTCAG AATATTGCGGAAATGCTTCGTCTCAATGTACCCATGGCAATGAAGTTGGCTTTCAATGGTTTGAAAGATTCCAAGTATAAAACAAGAGAAACTGATATAGAAGATCTTGGTGGGTATGAAACTGTCGATTTATCTGTAATGCTTTGCAATGAtgacttcatttgtaaacttaaCAAAGAGTGGAGGGGTGAAGATCATGCCACGGATGTGCTTTCTATGTCACAACATGTCCCTGAGCTGAAGCTTCCAGTA CTTATGATGGGAGATATCGTCATTTCTGTTGAGACAGCTGCAAGGCAGGCTGCAGAGAGAGGGCACAGTCTTCTTGATGAGATACGCATTCTTATG ATCCATGGGTTGCTACATTTACTGGGCTTTGATCATGAGATCAGCGACGAGGCTGAGAAAgaaatggaggaggaggaggagttgtTGCTCAAGAGCCTTGGCTGGAAAGGAAAAGGACTCATTCAGAGTGCATATGACATTGAAAAAACAGCTAAACCTCAGCCGGATAAATCAGATG ACAGGAAGGAAGGGGATGGCGTAAGATTGTACAAACCAAAGTTCTCCTATATATTCTGTGATATGGATG GCACACTACTTAACAGTAAAAGTCAGATTTCGGAGGCAAATGCAGAAGCTTTAAAAGAAGCCTTGCGGAGGGGACTTAAAGTCGTCATAGCTACAGGGAAG TCCCGCCCAGGTGCgatcaaaatcttgaaaacgGCTGATCTAACTGGATCAGATGGCATTGTCTCAGAGTCCTCTCCAGGCGTCTTCGTTCAG GGTTTACTTGTCTATGGTAGGCACGGAAAAGAAGTGTATAGAGGAAACTTAGACCGAGACGTCTGCAGAGAG ACGTGTCTTTATTCTTTGGAGCATCGAATTCCTCTCATTGCATTCAGCCAGGATCGCTGCTTGACATTGTTTGACCACCCTCTTGTGGACTCTCTTCACACAATCTACAATGAGCCAAAG GCTGAAATCATATCGTCCGTTGATCAACTTATCGCTGAATCAGACATTCAG AAAGTGATATTTATGGACACAACCGAGGGAGTCTCATCTGTTATCCGTCCGTATTGGTCAGAAGCTACGGGAGACCGCGCTAATGTTGTTCAAGCTCAATCAGACATGCTAGAAATCGTCCCACCAGGAACCTC NNNNNNNNNNNNNNNNNNNNNNNNNCTCAATCATTTGGGTGTTTCACCGGATGAG ATAATGGCAATTGGGGATGGAGAAAATGACATAGAGATGCTGGAACTGGCCTCGTTGGGAGTTGCTATGAGCAATGGTGCAGAAAAGACAAAGGCCGTGGCTGATGTGATAGGTGTGAGCAACGACCAAGACGGTGTTGCGGATGCCATCTACCGCTACGCCTTTTGA
- the LOC104714057 gene encoding serine/threonine-protein kinase Aurora-2-like, whose protein sequence is MQINQHVAVFGFDRWCFAGLRFVYCQPSFLNFSIGSQIQISLLYNCSLSLSLLFLFLLDSLSLSWLNRSLSMGTSTDTQQNEAIEAAQKRWTTSDFDVGKPLGRGKFGHVYIAREKRSNHIVALKVLFKTQLQQSQVEHQLRREVEIQSHLRHPNILRLYGYFYDQKRVYLILEYAARGELYKELQKCKYFSERRAATYVASLARALIYCHGKHVIHRDIKPENLLIGAQGELKIADFGWSVHTFNRRRTMCGTLDYLPPEMVESVEHDASVDIWSLGILCYEFLYGVPPFEAREHSETYKRIVQVDLKFPSKPIVSSSAKDLISQMLLKESTQRLALHKLLEHPWIVQNADPSGLYRG, encoded by the exons atgCAGATTAATCAACACGTGGCAGTCTTTGGATTCGACCGTTGGTGCTTCGCTGGTTTACGTTTTGTATATTGTCAGCCCTCCTTTTTAAATTTCTCCATTGGATCCCAAATCCAAATCTCTCTTTTGTAtaattgctctctctctctctctcttctcttcctctttcttcttgattctctcTCGCTATCTTGGCTCAATCGATCTCTTTCCATGGGGACTTCTACAGACACGCAGCAAAAC GAGGCAATAGAGGCTGCACAAAAGAGATGGACTACAAGCGATTTCGACGTTGGGAAGCCTCTTGGTAGAGGGAAGTTTGGCCATGTTTATATAGCAAGAGAGAAGCGG AGCAATCACATTGTGGCTTTAAAGGTTCTTTTTAAGACGCAGCTTCAACAGTCACAAGTTGAGCACCAGCTTCGTAGGGAAGTTGAGATTCAGTCTCATCTTAGGCATCCCAATATTCTAAGGCTCTATGGTTACTTCTATGATCAG AAAAGGGTTTACTTGATTTTAGAGTATGCTGCTAGAGGTGAGCTTTACAAGGAGCTTCAAAAATGCAAGTACTTCAGCGAACGTCGAGCAGCAACT TATGTTGCGTCATTGGCAAGAGCCCTCATCTATTGCCATGGAAAGCACGTAATACACAGAGATATAAAGCCAGAAAATCTATTGATTGGTGCTCAG GGTGAGCTCAAGATTGCAGATTTTGGATGGTCAGTTCATACATTCAACCGTAGACGGACTATGTGTGGGACTTTGGATTACCTTCCACCTGAGATGG TGGAAAGTGTGGAACACGATGCAAGTGTCGATATATGGAGTCTAGGAATTCTCTGCTATGAGTTTCTCTACGGTGTTCCTCCGTTTGAGGCCAGGGAGCATTCAGAGACATACAAAAG GATTGTTCAAGTGGATCTCAAGTTCCCTTCCAAACCTATTGTGTCTTCATCTGCAAAAGACCTGATTAGCCAG ATGCTGCTTAAGGAGTCTACTCAACGTTTGGCCTTGCACAAGCTTCTTGAGCACCCATGGATTGTGCAAAACGCAGATCCGTCAGGCCTCTACAGAGGCTGA
- the LOC104714056 gene encoding oleosin 14.9 kDa-like, giving the protein MADHHQQHHQQTQQPIMKSLDDSSPSTRQIVRFLTAATIGLSLLVLSGLTLTGTVIGLIVATPLMVLFSPVLVPAVITMGLLTVGFLFSGGCGVAAASALTWIYRYVTGKHPMGADKVDYARMRITEKAKEFGHFAHPQTHQTTTT; this is encoded by the coding sequence atggcggaTCATCATCAACAGCACCATCAGCAGACGCAACAACCAATAATGAAGAGTCTCGACGACTCATCACCATCGACACGACAAATAGTGAGATTCCTAACGGCAGCGACGATCGGCCTTTCACTTCTGGTGCTCTCGGGACTGACACTAACCGGAACCGTGATCGGTTTGATCGTAGCGACGCCCCTGATGGTTCTGTTCAGCCCGGTGTTGGTTCCCGCGGTGATAACGATGGGGCTTTTGACGGTGGGATTCTTATTCTCTGGTGGTTGTGGGGTGGCAGCAGCGTCGGCTTTGACGTGGATCTATAGGTACGTTACCGGAAAACACCCGATGGGAGCGGATAAAGTGGATTACGCGAGGATGAGGATAACGGAGAAAGCGAAAGAGTTTGGACATTTTGCGCATCCGCAAACACACCAAACCACAACAACTTAA